Genomic window (Pseudomonas xantholysinigenes):
GCGCCACGCGGGTATCGACCAGATCGTTGAGCTTGGGCAGCGGCAGGGTCTTCGAGGAAATGGCCAAGGTCAGCACCGGGGTATCGGCCGGGTTGACCTTGTTGTACACCGGTGGCGCCGGCAGGTCGCTGGGCAACAGGTTGCTGGCGGCGTTGATTGCTGCCTGCACCTGTTGCTCGGCGACATCCATGTTCATGTCGAGGTTGAAACGCAGGGTCAGCACCGAGGCGCCGCCCGAACTGGTCGAGGCCATCTGCTCAAGACCCGGCATCTGCCCGAACTGGCGCTCCAACGGCGCGGTCACCGCGCTGGTCATCACCTGCGGACTGGCGCCAGGGTACAGGGTCATGACCCGGATGGTCGGGTAGTCGACCTGGGGCAAGGCCGCCACGGGCAGCATCTTGTAGGCGATCAGGCCGGCCAGGACGATGGCCAGCATGCTCAGCGTGGTGGCGACCGGCCGCAGGATGAACAGGCGCGAAAGGTTCATGCGCCCGCCTTGGAGCTCGACTCACCGACCTCGGCCGAGCCCTTGGCATCCTGGCCCTGCAGGTGCTGGCCGGGGGTGGTCGGCACTTGCGAGCTGTCGTCGACCACCTCGACCTTGGTGCCTTCGCGCAGGCGGTCGGTGCCTTCGAGCACCAGGCGCTCGCCAGCGGCCAGGCCTTCGACGATCACGCTGTTGTCACCGTCGCTGGGGCCGACCTTGAGCTTGCGGATATTGACCTTGCTGTCCTTGTCGACCACGTAGGCGAAGGTGCCATCGGTGCCGAACTGGATCGCCGCGGCCGGCGCCAGCACCACCTGCTTGAGGGTGTCAGCCAGCAGGCGCACATTGACGAACTGGTTGGGGAACAGCGCGTGGTCACGGTTCTGGAAGGTGCCTTTGAACTTCAAGGTGCCGGTGGTAGTGTCGATCTGGTTGTCGAGGCTGCCCAGTACGCCACTGGCCTGCAGTTTTTGGTCGCCGCGGTCCCAGGCCTCCACCGTCAGGCTAGCGCCGCTGCGGTAGCGGGCGAGGACGGTGTCGAGCTGGGTTTCCGGGAGGGTGAAGGCGACGCTGATCGGCTCGGTCTGGGTGATCACCACCAGCGCGGTGGTGTCGTTAGCCGCCACCAGGTTGCCCAGGTCCAGCTGACGCAGGCCGACCCGGCCACTGATGGGCGCGCGGATCTGGGTGAAATCGAGATTCAGGCGGGCATCGTTGACCTGCGCCTGGTTGGTCTTGACCAACCCGAGGAACTGCCCCACCTGGGCCTCGGCGGTGTCGAGGGTCTGCTTGGCGATACTGTCCTCGGCGTACAAGCCTTTATAGCGGGCCAGGTCGACCTGGGCGTTCTTCAATTGCGCCTGGTTCTGCGCCAAGGTGCCTTCGGCCTGCTGCAGGGCGATGCGATAGGAGCGCGGGTCGATTTCGGCGAGCAGGTCGCCGGCCTTGACCTGCTGGCCTTCCTTGAAGTGGATCTTGACCAGCTCACCGGCCACTCGGCTGCGCACGTTGACCGTGTTGGTCGCGGTGACGGTGCCCAGGGCCTTGTAGTACAGCGGGAAGTCACCAACGCGCACCGGCTCGACGCGCACTGGCACCGGGTCGGCGGAAGCGCCGAAGCCCGGGCGCCCGCCCTTGCCCGGCCGCCCGTTCGCCTCCTTGTGGGCCGGCGTTGCAGGCCACAGCCACCAGGCCAGCAAGGCCACCAGCAGCAGGATCAGCAGGCCGAACAGCCAGCGACGGGGGGAACGGGAATTGGAGGCTTGCATGGGTTGAACGAACCTTGTTCAGGGAAAGACGGCGTGGAGAGCGTGAACGATAAGCACTGGTATCGTTTTAGCAAAGGGGCTTTACCAGTGCTTTACCTTCGACTGACGTTGGCAAAGGGGGAACTTTAAATGAAAACGGCCTGGGACGGGGCCCAGGCCGTAACCGCGTGTAACTTGTGTTCGCGGCTTCAGCCGCGAACACCGGCGCTCCCGCAGGGTGGCGCGATTTACTTCAGTACAGCCAGCGCCGCCTCGTAGTTCGGCTCGTTGGCGATTTCGCCCACCAGCTCGGCGTGCAGCACCTTGTCCTGCTCGTCCAGTACCACCACGGCACGGGCGGCCAGGCCGGCCAGCGGGCCGTCGGCGATGGCGACGCCGTAGTTCTGCAGGAACTCGACACCGCGCAGGGTCGACAGGTTCTTAACGTTCTCCAGGCCTTCGGCACCGCAGAAGCGCGCCTGGGCGAACGGCAGGTCGGCGGAGATGCACAGCACCACGGTGTTGGCCACGTCATTGGCCTGGGCGTTGAACTTGCGCACCGAGGTGGCGCAGGTCGGGGTGTCGACGCTTGGGAAGATGTTCAGCACCTTGCGCTTGCCGGCGAAGTCTTTCAGCGATTTGTCGGACAGGTCACCGGCGACCAGGGAGAAAGCTGGCGCCTGGGCACCGGCCTTGGGCAGCTCGCCTTTGACCTGTACCGGGTTACCTTTGAGCGTCACTTGAGCCATGGCGGAAATCCTTATGCGGGTTTGGAAAAAGACCCCGAGTTAAGCATGAAGCCGCGCAAGTGCCTATACGCAAACATGAAATTGTTGTATTGCCAGACAATTATTGTGGACAAAAAAATGCCCGGGTGGCGACAACCGACCCGGGCATTTTTGCTGTCAGCGCGGCATCAGGCCAGCAGGCCGTACACCACCGAGGTCAGGGCCACCAGGCCGACGACCACCACGAACAGGTTCGACAGCGCGCCGCTGTACTTGCGCATGGAAGGCACGCGGCGGATGGCGTACATCGGCATCAGGAACAGCAGCACGGCGATGATCGGCCCGCCGAGGGATTCGATCATGCCGAGGATGCTCGGGTTGAGGGTGGCGACGATCCAGCACACCACCAGCATCAGCGCGGCGACCACGCGGTCCAGGGCCTTGGCGCCCGGGCGCATGCCGGCCTTGGTGATCATGCCCTTGAGGCCCTCGCTGGCACCGATGTAGTGGCCCAGGAACGACTTGGCGATGGCGATGAAGGCGATAAGCGGCGCGGCGAAGGCGATGGCCGGCTGTTCGAAGTGGTTGGCCAGGTACGACAGGATCGACAGGTTCTGCGCCTTGGCCTCGGCCAGTTGGGCGCTATCGAGGGTCAGCACGCAGCTGAACACGAAGAACAGCACCATCAGCACCATCAGCAGGTGGGCGCGACGCAGGATCTGGCCGCTGCGCTCATCGGCATGCTCGCCGTAGCGACGCTTCTGGTCGACGGCGAAGGCCGAGATGATCGGCGAGTGGTTGAACGAGAACACCATCACCGGGATCGCCAGCCACACGGTGTGCAGGAAGGCCGAGCCCGACGGCACCTGGGAAGCGGTGTCGAGGATGCCACCGGTCCAGTGCGGCACCAGGTACAGGGCCAGCAACGCGAGGGCGACGATGAACGGGTAGACCAGCAGGCTCATGACCTTGACCGTGGCCTGCTCGCCGCAGCGCACGATGCCCAGCAGGCCAAGGATCAGCAGGAATGACAGGATCGCCCGTGGCGGCGGGGCCATGTGCAGCTGGTGCTCCATGAAGCTGCTGACAGTGTTGGTCAGGGCCACGCTATAGATCAGCAGAATCGGGAAGATGGCGAAGAAGTACAGCACGGTGATCAGCGCACCGGCGGTGATGCCGAAGTGCTCCTCGACCACCTCGGTGATGTCGCCAACCTTGCTGCCCGAGAGCACGAAGCGGGTCAGCCCGCGGTGGGCGAAATAGGTCATGGGGAAGGCCAGCAAGGCCAGCACCAGCAGCGGCCAGAAGCCGCCGAGGCCGGCGTTGATGGGCAGGAACAGGGTTCCAGCGCCGATGGCCGTGCCGAACAGGCCCAGCATCCAGGTGGTGTCTTGACGCGACCAACTGCCGAGGGTGGCGGGGGTCGATTCTACAAAGCGTTGTTCAACGCTTGGGGCCTGCTCATTCATTCCGGGTGAAGCTCCACTCGCAAGACTGCAACAGGCTGAGAATGGCGAAATAGACGATTCGCCCAACTCAACCGGGGAAGAGAGGCGCGATTGTGCATGCAAAGGTTGCACTTGGGGAAGCCCCGGCCGAGGGACGGTTGCACTTGTCTGTACAAGAACAAGATTTTTCTGAAGGACAAATGCCCCGCGGTAAAGGCCAGCCCTTTCAAGGTCTTTGCGTTTTTCGGATGTGGCCGCTTCAATTCAAGATTGCCGGGGCTGCGTTGCAGCCCTTTCGCGACACAAGGCCGCTCCTACAGGACGGCACGGTCACCTGTAGGAGCGGCCCTGCCGAGGCGTCGGACCGGTCGGAATGGGTCGCAAAGCGACCCCAAGTCTAAGTCGGACGCCAATTCTCAACACCTTGAAAGGGCTGGCGGTAAAGGCGGGTCAGCCCTTGTAGACGGCGGCGAATGCCTCGGCCACCTGGCGCAGGTTGGCCGGACGCAGGCCAGACATGCACACCCGGCCGCTGTCGATCAGGTACACACCGAACTCGTCACGCAGGCGACGCACCTGCTCGACGCTGAAGCCGGTGTAGCTGAACATGCCGCGCTGGCGCACGAAGAACTGGAAGTCCTGGCCCGGCAGCAGTTCGCCAAGCAGGTCGACCAGGCCCTGGCGCATGTCGAGGATACGCTTGCGCATCACTTCGACTTCCGCCACCCACTGCGCATTGAGGCCGGCATCGCCGAGCACGCCGGCCACCAACTGGGCGCCGAAGCACGGCGGGCTGGAATAGTTGCGGCGCACGGTGGCCTTGAGCTGGCCAAGCACGCTGGCGGCGCTGTCGGCGTCGTCGCAGACCACCGACAGCCCCCCTACCCGCTCGCCGTACAGCGAGAAGATTTTCGAGAACGAGTTGCTCACCAGGCACGGCACGCCGGCGCGGGCCATCTCACGGATGGCGTAGGCGTCGGCCTCCAGCGATTCGCTGAAGCCCTGGTAGGCGATGTCGAGGAATGGGATCAGCTGGCGTGCCTTGACCACCTCGATTACCTGCTGCCACTGCTGCTGGTCCAGGTCGGCGCCGGTGGGGTTGTGGCAGCACGGGTGCAGCAGCACGATGCTGTTGGCCGGCAGGGTCTGCAGGGTTTCGAGCATGCCAGCGAAGTTGACGCCGCGACTGGCCTGGTCGAAGTACGGGTAGCTGTGCACCTTGAAGCCCGCGCCTTCGAAGATCGCCCGGTGGTTATCCCAGGTCGGGTCGCTGACCCAGACTTCAGAGCCGGCGAAGTAGCGCTTGAGGAAGTCGGCGCCGACCTTCAGCGCGCCCGAGCCGCCGACGGTCTGCACCGTGGCCACCCGACCCGCGCTCACCGCCGGGTGCTCGGCACCGAACAGCAGCGCCTGGATCGCCTGGCGGTAGCTGGCCAGGCCTTCCATCGGCAGGTACAGCGAGGCTTCATGGGGTTGCCCGGCCAGGCGCTTTTCCACCTCAGCCACCGCCGCCAGCTGCGGCACCACGCCAGCTTCGTCGTAGTACAGGCCGATGCTCAGGTTGACCTTGTCGGCGCGCGGATCGGCCTTGAAGGTTTCCATCAACGAGAGGATCGGGTCGCCGGCATAGGCATCGACATGTTTGAACACAGCGTGCAGCTCCTTGGTACGGATGGGGTCGCGAAAAAGAAGGTATCGAGAATACCGCCTGCCGACACGGGTTACATCCCCTGGCCGGCAATCGCATATGGCAGCCTTGCAAAGAGCCGGTGTCAACTCGCGTTCAACTGCCTTGCTGAGATTTCTCAATCCGGCGTGACACCTGTGGGAGCAGCCTCAGTCGCAAACACCGCGATGCTTGCTTCGCGGGTAAACCCGCTGCCACAGGCCTAGCGTATGCCCTGAAGCCGGCGCGATCCCTGTGGGAGCGGCTTCAGCCGCGAACACCGGCGCAGCCGGTGCCAGGCACCACCACGCTGGCTTCGCGGCCCGCTGCCACAGAGGGCCTACCCCACCAACGCCTGCAACCCCACCCACTCCTGCTCGCTCAGCGCCACCCCTTCGCGCCCAGCCACTTCGCGCTCGCGATAGCGGCGCTCGCCCGGCATGCGGTTCAACCCCACCGCCTGCATCTGCTCCACCAGTTCGCGGCTACGCTGGGCAAAACGCTCACCCTCGGCCTTGGACGGGTCGATGACGATCAGCAGTTGCCCGGTCCAGGGCGTCTTCGCCCCCGGATGCCCGGACCAGTCGAACTCCCAGGAGAAGTGCCCACCGGTCAACGCCGCCGCCAGCAACTCGACCATCATCGACAGCGCCGAGCCCTTGTGCCCCCCAAACGGCAGCAAGGCGCCACCTTCGAGGATCGCCTGGGGATCGGTGGTAGGCTGGCCGCTGGCATCCACGCCCATGCCTTCCGGCAAGCGCTGCCCGGCCCGCGCGGCGATCTGCACATCGCCATGGGCCATGGCGCTGGTGGCCATGTCGAAGACGATCGGATCAAGCCCGGCGCAAGGCGCGGCGAAGGCAATGGGGTTGGTGCCGAACAGCGGCTTGCGTGCGCCATGGGGCACCACGCAGGTCATGCTGTTGACCACACTCAAGGCCACCAAGCCCTCTTCGGCGAACGGTTCGACATCGGGCCACAGCGCGGCGAAATGATGGGAGTTGTGAATAGCCAGCACCGCGATGCCGGCAGCGCGCGCCTTCGCCACCAGCAGCGCACGCGCCGCCGCCAGCGCCGGCTGGGCAAAACCGCCCCGCGCATCCACCCGTACATACCCCGAAGCCACATCGCTCACCACAGGCTCTGCCTGGCCATCGACCCAGCCACTGGCCAGCGTCGATACATAACCGGGAATACGGAACACGCCATGGCTGTGGGCGCCATCACGCTGGGCGCTGGCGCAGTTGTGGGCAAGCACGGCGGCCACGGCCGCGCTGCAACCGTGGCGCTGCAAGATCGCCTGTAACAGCGCCTGCAGTTCGGCAAATGGCACGCGCACGACAGCGCCGGTGGTAGGTGCGGACATCTGGAGCTCCTTATTGGAATTGGATTCGCTACAGCGCAACGCCCTCGACTCTCCCGCGAATGACAGCTATCTGTCAAATATTGACTTGATGACAGAAAACAGCCATTTTCATTCCCACGCCAGAAATCAGCCGGAGCCGTCCATGAGCCCATCGATCAGGCAACGCCTGGAAAGCAGCCTGCACAGCGCTGCCGCCTCCGGCCGCAAGATCGCCAGCTACATGCTCGCCAACCTGCATGAACTGCCGTTCCAGACCTCCGCCAGCATCGCCGCCAAGCTCGACGTCAGCGAGTCCAGTGTCGGCCGCTTCTGCCGCGCGCTCGGCTACGCGCACCTCAAGGCGCTCAAGCAGGATTTGCAGAGCGACCTGGGCCAAGGCCCCTGGTTGGTCGGCGACCGCCTTCAGGAATACCGCCAGGCCAGCGCCCCGTCCGACCATGACGGCTGCCTGGAAAAGGAAATCGCCGCGCTGGTACGCGTGCACGAATACAGCCGCACCGACACCTGGCACCAGGTCGCCCGGCGCCTGGCCGACCGGCCCCGGGTATTCATCGCCGGGTTCCAGACCGAACGTGGCGTGGCCATGTGCATGGCCCACCTGCTGCAATACCTGCGCGATGGCGTGCAACTGGTCGACGGCAGCGCCGGGCATTTCGGCGATGTGCTGCTGGGCCAGCCCCAGGCCAGCACCCTGGTGGTGTTCGAGGCGCGCCGTTACTCACGCCATGCCCTGCAGCTGTGCCAGCAGGCGCGGGCGCGGGGCATCCCGGTGACCCTGGTCACCGACACCTTCTGCGACTGGGCCGAGGAACACGCCGACGAGGTGTTCCGCATCCCCACCGAATTCAATCTGTTCTGGGAGTCCACCGCGACCATGCTGTCGTGGGTGCACCTGATGGTCAACGAGGTCTGCAAAAAGCTCGGACCGGATGTTGAAACACGCTTGGAAGCAACTGCCGCTCTACATAACGAGTTCGTCGGCTACACCTCGTGGCCGGCGGGCAAACAACAATAGCAAGAGTGCTGGAACAGAGGTGCGAGATGAACAAAACCATGGCTATGGTGGGCGCATGCGCCCTGCTGCTGGCGGGCCACGCCAGCGCCGAAACCCTGCGCTTCGCCACGGAAGGCGCGTATCCCCCGTTCAACTACGTCGATGCCAACAACCAGCTGCACGGCTTCGACATCGACATCACCCATGCCCTGTGTGAACAGATGAAGGTCGAGTGCACCTTGGTGGCCCAGGATTGGGAGGGCATCATCCCGGCGCTGATGGCGCGCAAGTATGACGCCGTGGTCGCCTCGATGATCGATACCGAGGAACGGCGCAAGAAGATCGCCTTCACCGACCACTACTACCGCACCCCACTGACCGTGGCGGTGCCCAAGGACAGCCCGATCAGCGACGCGCAGACCGACTTCAAGGGCTACACCGTCGGTGCCCAGTCGGCCTCGACCCAGGCGATCTACGCCGAGGATGTGTATGGCAAGGCCGGCGCGGACGTGAAGCTGTACCCGACCCTCGACGAAGCCAACGCCGACCTTGCCGCCGGACGCCTGGACGGGGTGATCGCCGACAAGTTCCCGCTGCACGAATGGCTGAACAAGAACAGCCAGGACTGCTGCAAGATCCTCGGCGATGTCGATGGTACCAAGGCCGACGCGGCAATCGCCGTGCGCAAGGACGACCAGGCCCTGCGCACGCGGCTGAACGAGGCGTTGGCAGCGATCGTCGCCAACGGCACCTACCAGAAGATCGCGAGCAAGTATTTCGCCTTCGATATCTACCAGTAGCCACCAGGTCTCCTGTGGGAGCGGGCTTGCCCGCGAAGGCGCCAGATCAGGCAACCCTGTCTCGGCCGCTGACGCATTCGCGGGCAAGCCCGCTCCCACAGGGATGGCGTGCGCACACAGGGGCTTCCCCATGCTCGATCAACTCTCCCTGCTGTCCTTCGCCAGTGGCGGCTGGGGCCAGGCGCTGCTGGCCGGCGCCCTGGTCACCGTGTCGCTGGCCCTGGCCTGCCTGCCCATCGGCCTTCCACTGGGGCTGGTGGTAGCCCTCGCGGCGCGCTCGCGCAAACGCCTGCCGCGCGCCTGGGCCACCACCTTCTCCACGGTGTTTCGCGGCCTGCCCGAACTGCTCACCCTGCTGATCATCTACTACGGCTGCCAGATCGCCGCGCAGAAGATCCTCGCCGCCCTGGGTTATGAAGGCGAGGTACTGATCAACACCTTCCTCGCCGCGATGGCCGCCTTCAGTCTGGTGTTCGCCGCCTTTTCCAGCGAGATCTGGCTGATGGCCTTCAAGACCCTGCCCAAGGGCCAGCTCGAGGCCTGCGCGGCCCTGGGCCTGAGCCGGCGCACGGCGTTCTTCAAGGTCCTGCTGCCGCAACTGACGCGCATCGCCCTGCCGGGGCTGTCGAACAACTGGCTGAGCCTGCTCAAGGACACCTCGCTGGTGTCGACCATTTCGCTGATCGACCTGATGCGCCAGACCAACCTGGCGGTCAGCGTGACCAAGGAGCCGATGCTGTTCTATGGCGTGGCCTGCCTGGTCTACCTGCTGTTCTCGGCGCTCTCGGGGCGGGTCTTCGCCCTGCTCGAACGGCGCAGCAACCGTCACCTGCAAGGAGCCCGGCCATGACCTTCGAGCAATTGCTGGCCTACGTGCTCGACCCCGACCTGCTGGAACGCTACGGCCCACGTTTCATCGACGGGCTGCTGGTGACCGCCAAGCTGGTGGCAATCTCGTTCACCCTCGGCGCACTGCTGGGCATGCTGCTGGCCCTGGCGCGCATGTCGTCGCGCGGCGCCCTGCGACGCCTGGCCGCCGGCTATGTGTACTTCTTCCGCGGCTCGCCACTGCTGGCCCAGCTGTTCCTGCTGTACTACGGGCTGGGCTCGCTCAAGGGCTTCTGGCAGGACGTCGGGCTGTGGTGGTTCTTCCGCGAGGCCTGGTACTGCGCCCTGCTCGCCTTCACCCTCAACACCGCCGCTTACCAGGCCGAGATCTTCCGCGCCAGCCTGATGGCCGTCGCCCCCGGCCAGTACGAAGCCGCCCGGGCCCTCAACCTCAAGCGCTCGACCACCTTCTTCAAGGTGGTGTTGCCACAGTCGCTGCTGGTGGCCATCGGCCCGCTGGGCAATGAACTGATCATGATGATCAAGGCCAGCGCCATCGCCTCGCTGGTGACGATCTATGACCTGATGGGGGTGACCAAGCTGGCCTTCTCGCGCAGCTTCGACTTCCAGATCTACCTGTGGGCGGCGGTGCTGTACCTGCTGATCGTGGAGATCGTCCGACGCACCCTGAAACACCTGGAAGCCCGCCTGGGCCGCCACCTGAACTGATTGAAGGAAGGTTCCATGCATTGCCAGACCATCGTCCTGGGCGCCGGCATCGTCGGCGTCAGCACCGCACTGCACCTGCAAGCCCGCGGGCGCCAGGTGATCCTCATCGATCGCGACGAGCCGGGCAGCGGCACCAGCCATGGCAACGCCGGGCTGATCGAACGCTCCAGCGTGATCCCCTATGCCTTCCCCCGCCAGTTCGGCGCGCTGCTGCGCTATGGCCTGAACCGCCAGCCCGATGTGCGCTACAGCCTTGCTCACCTGCCCAAGGCCGCGCCCTGGCTGTTGCGATATTGGCAACAGTCGGCACCAGGGCGCCTGGCCAAGGCCGCGGCGGACATGCTGCCGCTGGTGCAACGCAGTGTCGAGGAACACGACGCGCTGATCGAGGCCGCCGGGTTGCAGGCACTGGTACAGGACAAAGGCTGGATCGAGGTGTACCGCGACAGCACGCTGTTCACCAAGGCCAAGCAGGAACTGCCGGGCCTGGCCCGCTATGGCCTGCGCTATGAGATTCTCGACCGCGCGGCGCTGCAAGCCCGCGAGCAACAGCTCGACGGTGACGTCATCGGTGGCATTCACTGGCTCGACCCGAAGACCGTGAGCAACCCCGGCGGCCTCACCCGCGGCTATGCCGCGCTGTTCGTCCAGCGCGGCGGGCAGTTTTTCCATGGGGACGCGCGCAGCCTGCGCCAGGTCGAGGGCGGCTGGCAGCTGGACAGCCGCCGCGGCACGGTCAGTGCCGACGAGGTCGTGGCCTGCCTTGGCCCGCAGTCCGCCGAGCTGTACGAGCGCCTGGGCTACCACTTTCCCCTGGGTATCAAGCGCGGCTACCACATGCACTACAGCACCCGCGCCGATGCCGAGCTCAAGCATTCGATCTGCGATACCCAGGGCGGCTATGTGCTGGCGCCGATGGCCCGTGGCGTGCGCCTGACCACCGGCATCGAATTCGCCGCCAGCGACGCCGCGCCCAACGAGATCCAGTTGCGCCGCTGCGAGGCCTTGGCGCGCAAGCTGTTCCCGGCCCTGGGTGAACGACTCGACGACAAGCCATGGCTGGGCCGTCGCCCGTGCCTGCCGGACATGCGCCCGGTGATCGGCCCGGCATCACGACACCGCAACCTGTGGTTCAACTTCGGCCACGCCCACCACGGCCTGACCCTGGGTCCGGTCAGCGGCCGCCTGCTGGCGGAGCTGTTGACCGGCGAGCGTCCCTTCACCGACCCGGCGCCCTACAGCGCCGCGCGTTTCGACTGAACTTTAGCGGGAGAACAACAACATGACCGCCCCCCTGAGCCTTGCCCGCCTGTCCCCTGCCGCCGATACACGTCCGGAATTGATCCGTATCGAGGGCCTGAACAAGCACTACGGCGCCTTCCAGGTGCTGCACGATATCGACCTGTCGGTGCGCGAGGGCGAGCGCATCGTGCTCTGTGGCCCGTCGGGCTCGGGCAAGTCGACGTTGATCCGCTGCATCAACCGCCTGGAGGTCGCCGAACAGGGCAGCATCCAGGTGGCCGGCATCGACCTGGCCGGCAACAGCCGCCAGGCCAGCCAGGTACGCAGCGAGATCGGCATGGTGTTCCAGCACTTCAACCTGTTCCCGCACATGAGCGTGCTCGACAACTGCCTGCTGGCGCCGATGAGCGTGCGCGGGCTGTCGCGCCAGGAGGCCGAGCAGCGTGCGCGGCTGTACCTGAGCAAGGTGGGGATCGAGAA
Coding sequences:
- a CDS encoding aromatic amino acid transaminase, with product MFKHVDAYAGDPILSLMETFKADPRADKVNLSIGLYYDEAGVVPQLAAVAEVEKRLAGQPHEASLYLPMEGLASYRQAIQALLFGAEHPAVSAGRVATVQTVGGSGALKVGADFLKRYFAGSEVWVSDPTWDNHRAIFEGAGFKVHSYPYFDQASRGVNFAGMLETLQTLPANSIVLLHPCCHNPTGADLDQQQWQQVIEVVKARQLIPFLDIAYQGFSESLEADAYAIREMARAGVPCLVSNSFSKIFSLYGERVGGLSVVCDDADSAASVLGQLKATVRRNYSSPPCFGAQLVAGVLGDAGLNAQWVAEVEVMRKRILDMRQGLVDLLGELLPGQDFQFFVRQRGMFSYTGFSVEQVRRLRDEFGVYLIDSGRVCMSGLRPANLRQVAEAFAAVYKG
- a CDS encoding MurR/RpiR family transcriptional regulator, yielding MSPSIRQRLESSLHSAAASGRKIASYMLANLHELPFQTSASIAAKLDVSESSVGRFCRALGYAHLKALKQDLQSDLGQGPWLVGDRLQEYRQASAPSDHDGCLEKEIAALVRVHEYSRTDTWHQVARRLADRPRVFIAGFQTERGVAMCMAHLLQYLRDGVQLVDGSAGHFGDVLLGQPQASTLVVFEARRYSRHALQLCQQARARGIPVTLVTDTFCDWAEEHADEVFRIPTEFNLFWESTATMLSWVHLMVNEVCKKLGPDVETRLEATAALHNEFVGYTSWPAGKQQ
- a CDS encoding NAD(P)/FAD-dependent oxidoreductase, giving the protein MHCQTIVLGAGIVGVSTALHLQARGRQVILIDRDEPGSGTSHGNAGLIERSSVIPYAFPRQFGALLRYGLNRQPDVRYSLAHLPKAAPWLLRYWQQSAPGRLAKAAADMLPLVQRSVEEHDALIEAAGLQALVQDKGWIEVYRDSTLFTKAKQELPGLARYGLRYEILDRAALQAREQQLDGDVIGGIHWLDPKTVSNPGGLTRGYAALFVQRGGQFFHGDARSLRQVEGGWQLDSRRGTVSADEVVACLGPQSAELYERLGYHFPLGIKRGYHMHYSTRADAELKHSICDTQGGYVLAPMARGVRLTTGIEFAASDAAPNEIQLRRCEALARKLFPALGERLDDKPWLGRRPCLPDMRPVIGPASRHRNLWFNFGHAHHGLTLGPVSGRLLAELLTGERPFTDPAPYSAARFD
- a CDS encoding transporter substrate-binding domain-containing protein; this encodes MNKTMAMVGACALLLAGHASAETLRFATEGAYPPFNYVDANNQLHGFDIDITHALCEQMKVECTLVAQDWEGIIPALMARKYDAVVASMIDTEERRKKIAFTDHYYRTPLTVAVPKDSPISDAQTDFKGYTVGAQSASTQAIYAEDVYGKAGADVKLYPTLDEANADLAAGRLDGVIADKFPLHEWLNKNSQDCCKILGDVDGTKADAAIAVRKDDQALRTRLNEALAAIVANGTYQKIASKYFAFDIYQ
- a CDS encoding ABC transporter permease; protein product: MLDQLSLLSFASGGWGQALLAGALVTVSLALACLPIGLPLGLVVALAARSRKRLPRAWATTFSTVFRGLPELLTLLIIYYGCQIAAQKILAALGYEGEVLINTFLAAMAAFSLVFAAFSSEIWLMAFKTLPKGQLEACAALGLSRRTAFFKVLLPQLTRIALPGLSNNWLSLLKDTSLVSTISLIDLMRQTNLAVSVTKEPMLFYGVACLVYLLFSALSGRVFALLERRSNRHLQGARP
- a CDS encoding Ldh family oxidoreductase; its protein translation is MSAPTTGAVVRVPFAELQALLQAILQRHGCSAAVAAVLAHNCASAQRDGAHSHGVFRIPGYVSTLASGWVDGQAEPVVSDVASGYVRVDARGGFAQPALAAARALLVAKARAAGIAVLAIHNSHHFAALWPDVEPFAEEGLVALSVVNSMTCVVPHGARKPLFGTNPIAFAAPCAGLDPIVFDMATSAMAHGDVQIAARAGQRLPEGMGVDASGQPTTDPQAILEGGALLPFGGHKGSALSMMVELLAAALTGGHFSWEFDWSGHPGAKTPWTGQLLIVIDPSKAEGERFAQRSRELVEQMQAVGLNRMPGERRYREREVAGREGVALSEQEWVGLQALVG
- a CDS encoding MdtA/MuxA family multidrug efflux RND transporter periplasmic adaptor subunit, whose translation is MQASNSRSPRRWLFGLLILLLVALLAWWLWPATPAHKEANGRPGKGGRPGFGASADPVPVRVEPVRVGDFPLYYKALGTVTATNTVNVRSRVAGELVKIHFKEGQQVKAGDLLAEIDPRSYRIALQQAEGTLAQNQAQLKNAQVDLARYKGLYAEDSIAKQTLDTAEAQVGQFLGLVKTNQAQVNDARLNLDFTQIRAPISGRVGLRQLDLGNLVAANDTTALVVITQTEPISVAFTLPETQLDTVLARYRSGASLTVEAWDRGDQKLQASGVLGSLDNQIDTTTGTLKFKGTFQNRDHALFPNQFVNVRLLADTLKQVVLAPAAAIQFGTDGTFAYVVDKDSKVNIRKLKVGPSDGDNSVIVEGLAAGERLVLEGTDRLREGTKVEVVDDSSQVPTTPGQHLQGQDAKGSAEVGESSSKAGA
- a CDS encoding ABC transporter permease, producing MTFEQLLAYVLDPDLLERYGPRFIDGLLVTAKLVAISFTLGALLGMLLALARMSSRGALRRLAAGYVYFFRGSPLLAQLFLLYYGLGSLKGFWQDVGLWWFFREAWYCALLAFTLNTAAYQAEIFRASLMAVAPGQYEAARALNLKRSTTFFKVVLPQSLLVAIGPLGNELIMMIKASAIASLVTIYDLMGVTKLAFSRSFDFQIYLWAAVLYLLIVEIVRRTLKHLEARLGRHLN
- a CDS encoding serine/threonine transporter, yielding MNEQAPSVEQRFVESTPATLGSWSRQDTTWMLGLFGTAIGAGTLFLPINAGLGGFWPLLVLALLAFPMTYFAHRGLTRFVLSGSKVGDITEVVEEHFGITAGALITVLYFFAIFPILLIYSVALTNTVSSFMEHQLHMAPPPRAILSFLLILGLLGIVRCGEQATVKVMSLLVYPFIVALALLALYLVPHWTGGILDTASQVPSGSAFLHTVWLAIPVMVFSFNHSPIISAFAVDQKRRYGEHADERSGQILRRAHLLMVLMVLFFVFSCVLTLDSAQLAEAKAQNLSILSYLANHFEQPAIAFAAPLIAFIAIAKSFLGHYIGASEGLKGMITKAGMRPGAKALDRVVAALMLVVCWIVATLNPSILGMIESLGGPIIAVLLFLMPMYAIRRVPSMRKYSGALSNLFVVVVGLVALTSVVYGLLA
- the tpx gene encoding thiol peroxidase — its product is MAQVTLKGNPVQVKGELPKAGAQAPAFSLVAGDLSDKSLKDFAGKRKVLNIFPSVDTPTCATSVRKFNAQANDVANTVVLCISADLPFAQARFCGAEGLENVKNLSTLRGVEFLQNYGVAIADGPLAGLAARAVVVLDEQDKVLHAELVGEIANEPNYEAALAVLK